Sequence from the Muntiacus reevesi chromosome 9, mMunRee1.1, whole genome shotgun sequence genome:
GAACTCCCTCAACAGCTCAAGCAATCAGCTCACCAGTTAACCATTCCTGACGTGGGTTCAGCATCTGCAGCCTCTCCAACCTACCACTGCCTGGGTGGTGAAGCCCCACACACTGGATGGAGCGCAGGGTACCAGGAGAAAATCTCATGCCACCCAGAGGAAAAAACATATTTGCCAAACCAACTCATAAGCGGCTGCCCTGCTTAAAATTCCATTGAATCTTGCGGTTCTGGAGAGTCCTCTAGGTCTAACGAGTCCCCTAAGCCTCCCTGCGAGTTTAGCGTAAACCCCGAGTCTTTCAGGGCATTATGAGCATTCATAAACTTCTGCAGGTATTTGGAGGTATACAGCCAGTGATGTTTCAAGACATCTTCCATTTCATAGTACTTGGACTGCCTGGCATTCATTTTCCGGAAACGCCTGAACAGTTTGTTGCCAGATTCGTTTCCCTCGCTTGCCCATGCCCCAATGGAGCCATCCCGCTCAATAATTTCAGGGACATGAGCCAAGGTTTTGTGAAAATAATTGGTGATCTTGCCCTCATATCTATACTTGAACTTGGTGGAGAGGAGCTCAGCAAAGCGCTGTGAATTGAAGCTATACTGGCAGAGGGATTCCGCGCACTCTTTAGCAGGGCATGAGGATCGCCAGACGGGTTTCATCTTCAAATAAAGGTCCATCAGTTCCCTCAGGGCTTCGTGCCTCTCCTGGGAGGGAATTAATTCGCAAACTGCCTCAACTGTCTCTTTGGTCATGAGCTTCCGGGCAAAGTTGCCGTTCATCCTCATGATGGGCTTCAGGTTCATCTTCTTCCGGAGGTGCTTGTCCAGGGTAGCCTgccatcttttcctttcctctttggagGCGTTGGGGTTCTTATACACCTCTCCGATCTCCAGCTGGAAGATCTTGTAGAACTCAGCCGCATTGCCGATGTCGCAGTGGAGGGCGTCTATGGAAGGGACCGTCTCAATGAAGGGTTTGGCCGAGACCCCCTTCACCCGGTCCCGCAGTTCCTCCACCGTCTCGTGGTAGGGGTTAGAACGCCAGACCTCATAGCGCTCCAGATTCTCAGCGTGGCTTCTGGTTATGGAGTGGAAGACCAGATTTTGAGAGGCCTCCAGGCGGGTGGCATCACAAAGGGTGCAGATGTAGACGGAGCCGGAAGCCTCGAGGCCTTCCACTTCCCGGACCAGTTTCTCATCGTAGCCGGTGCCCCTAAAGATGAACTTGAAAGTCCGGAGGATGCCTCCCATCTCCAGCATTAATTCGCTGCTCTTCATGGCCTCCCTCTCGGCAATCAGAGGGCTCAGGATGGCCGTCAGGGTCTCGTGGTCAGACTCATCGGCTAGCATGAGGCACAGCGGCTTGCAGCACAGCTCGGAGTTAGGCTTGGCTTCCTCGAACACCTTCACGTTCTGTGACCCATGAGCGATGCTGATTTTCATGACCGTGAAGGAAAACCGAACCGCCTTTTCCGGAACTGCCGGTCCGCTGCCGTGCTTCTCGCTCACGTCTCCCATCCCATCACAAGACTCCTTCACCACCACGGTGAAGGGCCCGTTCAGGTAGTCCTCAAGCTCTTGGGCTCTCATGCCCTCCAGGATGTCTTCTTCCATGTCCTTCAGAGCCGACACCAAAGCAGCATCATAGCGGAAGCGCTTGGCGATGGTGTCCACCGGGTAATCGTCCACAGAGGAGGCCAGTCCGGACAGTCCATCAATAATGCCCACGTCGGTGCTGGAAGACACGTTCTTCAGAGGTGGCTGCCACTCGAAAGGGTGGTAGCCTGGCAAAAGGACTTTCTCAGCACTCCGAAGGGCGTGCAGAGGCTGGAAAATCTGCCTCCCGGTGATGGCCTTCACAGTCCTGTACATCTTGTGGTACTGGCTGCAGCTGAGGAAGGTGTTGACGCGGATGGCCAAGCAGACAGCCGGCTGCAGGCCAGAGCCACGTCCCTTCATGATGGCCTCCAGCTCATCGGCTTGCCTGTGCTCATTTCTGGCTCTCAGCGCCAGCAGGAACAAGGTCAGGCACACAGACTTCACATCTCCACCTTCTTCCTTGTCGGCGAAAGCCTTGACCTGCATCTTGAGCTCCCTCAGACGGTGCTTCTGAGCCCGGCGGGTCAGGGACAGGAGATGCTGGCGGGGCCGGCCCCCTTTATTGATGTGCACAAAAGTCTCTTTCGATTCCTTGTGGCTTGAGACATGGTGATTGTATTTTTCCAAGCTGACCTCCTCATCGCACTCCTCTGCTGGACATTTCACCATCAGGGAATTCAAGATGCTCAGAAAAGACTTCACCGGACTCTCCAGGTCAGTGGGGAAGCAGGGATATCGGCAAGAAGGACAATAGCTGCCCATGACTTTGAGGCATCTGAGAATGCAGATCCTGCAAAAGACGTGCTTACAGTTGGTCTCCACGGGGTCCGCCAGAATGTGTTCGCAAATCTGGCAGGAGATAGATTTCACAAAGTGCGCCGGGAAGTCCACTGCCAGGAGCCTGGTACTGAGGTGTATCTTACTGCAGTTGGCGATCTTCTTCATCAGTTCCTTGCTGCTGATCCTGTCCTGAGTTCTTCTCTTGCACCGTCGGGCTTGTCTCGCTCGGTCCATCACAGTTCTGAGTCTTTTGCTGAGCTGCGAGTTTGGCGGCTGACTCTTCCTCTTGAGTCCCCGGCGGGCAGCATCGCAGATGTCACAGGATGGTGTGTGGGGGTGCCACTCCATCACTGCATTCCTCGGGGAGTAAACCTCACACGGGGCACTGCTGAACTTCCTGTGCATGAAGCTCCAGCAGTTATGACAGAACTCAGTGGGGTGGATCGAGTCCACATCTGCCTTCACGTCGATCCGGAAGACCTTGGCAATGAGGTCTGGCCAGGACGtggccctcttttccttctttcgtAAGAGGACTTGGGTTTTGCCATCCACGGGCCCGTGGACTGGATATTTCCTGTGGTGCTGATCAGCTTTGAGAGAATTCCCACAGATGCGGCAGAGATGTCGCAGGTTGGCTTGGTGGATTGCTTTGTCTCTTGCTTTTCCATCATCATGGAATTTTTTCAGAAACTTTGGGTGGGGCTTTAATGCCGGTTGAGTCAAGGCTGGCTTCGTACCACCAGCCTTGTCCAGGGCTGCTGGAGATTGCTCTAGAGAGGGCGCCCCCTCGGAGGAATCTTGCTTTTCTGCTTGAGCATTTTCAGGGGCCTTTTCAAAGGATCTCACTCTGAACAGTTTAAATTTCCATTCTGAAAATTTAATATGTGGATGCTGGATTTCATCTGGGGCAGAACTGAGTCCCAGGGTGGGTGGCAGAGAGACAGCCATGCTGGCTGATACCTGGGAACAATAAAAACAAgtcagatgaggaaaaaatgtcAACATCCCACTGATGCATCTTGGAGAGAATACAGATTAGTACATTCAATTATTCACTTATTAAATCATCCAGGAAGTTGATTATTAAATTTCCTGTTTTAATATATTATGTTAGGTGCTGATCATATAGCAGAGAATAGAGTCATTATTCCCTGTTCTTACAGTGTGGGTGGTCATTTAAACCATGTATGTAAGTACATGCACAACCATAGTTTAttttacatacatgtatacaatcttatattttagtttatttttttattgagatacagttgatGTACATACCATATATACAATATTATTTCCCTTTCACCAAAACCTTAAGGTCTTTGAGGACAAAAATCTCTGAACGATTAACCTCTGTCTCGCCAAGGTTCCTAGCACACATTACATGCTCAAGagttatttgctgaataaatgcaaGAAAAAACTGGCTactaaaaccaaagaaaaatcatattttctgcATTGTATCAGACTCATTGCACTAGCTGTACAAtatatttccagctttttaaggataTCTCCTGAGAGGTTGATTGTTTATTTCTTCCAGACGGGACATAAAAGGATGATAAAGCTACAAATCCAAAGAAACTAATTACTCAGTACTTGAAAGGATGAAGtgaattttgagctttatgaATGCATGCTAATAATAAGTATCATGGATAGTAATTATGCTTACAATTTTAATTAGTGAACGCTGCTGTGAATTAAAAGGCTGTGTCTCCATTAGAAACAAACCCCACAGAATTCTCTGAAACAAACCACAGTGTGCATGTACTAAGATTCCGAAGAACTTTTAAGATGAAAAATTCAAGTATTTTCAGATAAAATTCCACAGGCCATCCTGAAAGTCATTATCAGGCACTGATCGTTAATTAGCTCTATAGTTTgtaataagaagaggtgggagtaatatttttcttctttgaaaaatattagcAATTATACATTTCAGGAAACCCTAGCAATCTGGGTTGTGGTGTAGACACCATGGCGCCGTAGAGAAAAAGTCTTAAAATGCCATTTGAGTATCTCTAGACCCACTTAGCCCAATATTCTCAAAATTCTTTAGTACACATAACTGGAAAAAACAGCAACTGTATGTTCAAACTGTCATCTATACATCCCATATTTGCCTGGAATAATGCTCTCTTTTCTTAAAGTCTtgattgaatttgctacaatattgcttctgttttatgttttggactttttttttggggggggggggtgctgtgaGGCATGCAGGaacctagctccctgaccagggatccatcaccccctgcactggaaggcgaagtcttaattacttggactgccagggaagtccctggtttaATGCTCTTGACTTGGCTATtatattaaataacattttcCCCTCAATTAACTAACTAACTAGCCAAATTGATGATATTTTTCTAGTCATGTGGTCATGGAGGCTAACCCTCAGAGGAGCACACTTTGCCCAGAGGTGGGATTGGCGCTGGGGGTGGGCGGGCAGGGGGAAGCCACGAGGGCTGTCCTGACGGCTGCTGACAGTTTCCTCTCAGGCCGTCCCTTTAAACCACTGAAGTCTGCTCCATCTTGCATGCATTATGCTTCAGAGGTTCATGTTTTTCGTAAAAGCTAATAGCCAACTTCCAACTCTTGGTTGAAAAGGAAATCCTGTTACCTTGTTCTATATGCAGGACTGTGTGAGAACCAAACAGTTCCAAACCATTTCAAAGGTCTCATTAACCTCAGAAGTATTTCAGCTGCAACCCAGCCAACACCTCAAAGTCACATACGGTTCAATTATGTTCCTAAATTCTGTCCTGGGTCAGGGGCAGGGGCCTTCCCATGCCCTCTCTGTCGCCTTGGTTTGAACTCATTCCCAAGTAGCTTTATCATTTCTTTAGCCttccccttccttgtctttttctaGCACACTAGTTCTCTGGAATTCCAAGATAATACTAtgaatcttctttttaaaaatgtatgaccATCTCTAGAGTTATTCAAGTTAAATATTGAACTTTCACAATCAGTAAGTCAAGGCATGTTAGAAGGAGCCCTGGAACTCTCTCCCCTCCCTACCCACACCTCCCCTTGACTCCCACTACCCAAAAATAGTCTATCAAAATCAGCTGAAATACATTTGTGAAAGCACTCCCAGAAAGAGTACCATCACCAAGCTGTTATTAGCCATTTACATCCAAATCAAATTTACTCATTAGATTGTTTTTCTATTTAGCTGCTACAAGTTTATCCAAACTAGAAGTAAGAATGGAGTAggaaaaatgtgttatttttcttttttagggaaACATACGCCAAGAAGCTAATAGTGGTGATATGTGAAACCTATGAggcttccccaggtggcgctagtggtaaagaacccgcgtgccaatgctggagacagaagagatgcagttttgatccttaggttgggaagatcccctagaggtgggcttggcaacccactccaatattcttgcctggagaatcccatggacagaggcgcctggagggcaacagtccatatggtcacaaagagttggacacgactgaagcaacttaggatgcACGCAGGTAAAAGTTAtagatgttttatattttttatccttATCTAGGATTTTTATTGCCTCTGAAATAAGCATCTACTTTTTTTAGAAGATAGAACGTTTAATAACTAGTTCTAATcagatatcatttatatatttgattAGCAAAGATTGAAAACATTGATGCTCATCAGCATTAATGAAGGCATGGGGATTGAAGGGATCTTCATACATTCTTgggaggaatgtaaattggtataataTTTCTAGTGAACAATGTAGCAatgtcttttaaaagtttaaatatatattatctttGGTGAAATAAATCTGATTTTACAAAGTTCTATAAAAACATCCCCACAGGTTATTCCCATAGTGATATTttatatggagagagagaaagaaaaaaattttaatgtgtttaaaaattttttttgttactcTGCAAAATACAAAACAGCATAAATAATCACCAAGCATTATTACACAAACTGTGGACCAGGTACACGATGGAAAACAgcacagaaattaaaattttctatatgCATTGATACATATGTGCAATTTCTATATAcatcaagaaataaaatgatgccTACCTCACACAGCAGAGACAAGAACAACAATAGCAAGTATAGTAAGACCTCGTtcttgcatatctgttcacatttgtatatatctgaaaatataGAAACTCTGGAAGGGTATGCGCTGAAACCTTCACAATATCAACTCTTTAGAAAATAGAATTGACACTGGTAAgaggatctctaattttctatgtAATTCATTTTCATATCTTTAGAACTTTTCACAACAAATacgtattattttttaaacttttgtgatACTTTCACTTtaggaaaaaagtatttttaaggcTAGATTTCTATGCACCCGTAGTCATTttcccattgttgttgttgagttactcagtgtgtctgactctttgtgaccccatggactgcagcacgccaggcctccctattcctcaccatctcccagagtttgcccaagttcatgttcattgcattggtgatgctatccagccacctcatcctctggacacccttttctccttccccattttcccatattttttcctaaatttccTCCCAGAAAAGTTTGGCCAAGTGTCAAATTTGACCACCATTCTTAGCTTTTCTTTTCTGGTAAACATGTGCATgcgttctcagttgctcagttatgtccaactctttgcaaccccatggagcctgccaagctcctctgtccatgggatttctcaggcaagaatactggagcaggtttgccatttccttctccaggggatcttcccaacccgaggatcaaacccatgtctcctgcattgacaagcggattctttaccactgagccacctgggaatcccaaacaAGTTGAAAGGGGACTGAAATATGGACTTGCAGACAGCATGAAATTAGAACCATGAAAGAGTTATCgtgtggtcatttttttttttttttgacacctgGGAATCTTGCAAACTCTCCTCTCTTCTAACACAGGGTCCCAGTGGTGGACCAGCGTCAGACTCTCTAAGGCAGGGTGGTTGTTGCTGGCTCAGCCCTGTTCCCATCGTGCTCTGCCCTCTCAGCATTGCTATCACCTTCCATCACAGCTGGAGAGGTCCTTCTCCCTCCATGGGCATGGATTCACTTTGGCAGCCACTCTAAGGTGACTTGGCTGGGGCAGAAACTGTCATTCATACGAGTGCATCATTAGTTATTTTGGAAGGCAGAGTTGCAGCACcgcccccactcccagcccagccccctaCTCCACGCACACACTCGTACTTGGTCCACAATCCCTCCTCTTAACGTCTTTGGTCCCCACACAATGCTTGAGTGACTACGGTGTGCCCAAGCGTGACCCCTTGTTGTCACACCCGTTGCACTCATTCGTCCGTTTATTCATTCACTCCACAAATAACTATTGTCTACTTTTGGCCAAACACCAACATCAAAAAACTGACAGcatcaagagcctttttataTCTCAAGGCATCTACAGAGTGACCTGAAGATTCTTGCTCTTCCTCCAGGCAACTTCTTGCTTGAACTACTTTAGAAAGAGAAGTGTACCATCCCAGACCCTGTTCAGAAATCCTGTTCATGAACGTAACCTCTGTGTAGGGTCTCTACAGTGGCAGGTCTCAAAATTGCTATGTGCCAGCATCACTAGGGAGCTTGTGTTTAAAAACAATGCTGCAGGTCATCAGGTCCCAGAGAGTCTGATTCTCCATCTGGGACAGAGTCCAGAAATTGTATTTTTTAGCAAGCATTTCAGTGACACTGCTGCTAGGGGCCCACAGGTCATGCTTTGGGAAATATTGGTCTCCTACTTAATCTGATGCAGCTCAGGAAATTCCTGCAATTCTTGGCAAATACCTGGGCAAGTACATATTTCCTCCAATCCTGAAATTTTTTTGCTCCTgattatttttcttgcctggattaGCACAGTAATTTTTCCAAgagcctccctcctttcctctgctGATTCGTTTTGCAAACGCTTTCAATAAGCACTACTTGGGAAATTCCTGGCAGTCCTTTGtataggactctgagcttccactgccaggggcacttgtttgatccctgggtcagggaactaagatccccacaagccacacactgcagccaaataaataaataacacactCCCTGAACCCCTTCCTCTGCCTACAGCCCTCATCTACAGTAATTCGGATATTTTGCATCTTCTCTATGGACCTACAGTGTCTTCCTCAACTTGCTTTCTTGTTCCTTTCCTATTTTAAGCACATTAGAAAAaccaaatatatttcagtttccCTCAATCCCTCCTCTCATTCCCCACAAGGGAAAAAGCCCAAGTACTTCTAGTTAGCAACATAAATATTGTGACTCAAGGCATGAAAAGCATGAGTGTTACCTTGCTCAGCAGGCTGCCTGGGCAAAGTGTTGGGAAGACTGCAATTCAGTTGATATCACCTGATACCAAAGAGAAGGCAGAGGGTGCTCTCCTGTCTTTCAGGCAGGCTGCTGCATTATTTATCAGTCTCCACCACCTTTCCCAGCCTCCCCCTACCACATAGGGCTAACCACAAGTGATGGCAGCCAATCATAGACTGTGAGCCCCCCAGCTCCAGCTGGCACCTGGCTCTGCAGGAAGCTTAGCTGGAGGACCTGAGTGTAGAACCACACTCTGGTGTGTGCTGGAACACTGCCAGAGCCACCAGTTCACTCCCCAAGACTGGTTGGAAGTGATCTTGTCAacatgattttggacttctgccAAGGTTCTAtacctgtgcctcagtttcctcatctgtaagatggaaatACATACACCTCAAATAGTCAATGAGCTTGTACAGCGAGAGGTCTCATAGGAAAATACTTGCAACAGCATCTgcccttgttgttgtttattctctaagttgtgtccaactctgcaaccccatggactgtagcccaccaggctcctctgtccatgggctttccgaggcaagaatactggaatggcgtgccatttccttctccaggggatctttccaacccagggatcgaacttacatctcctgcattgcaggcagattctttaccactgaaccacctgggaagcccagagatctgCCCTTAGTAGATACTCATCAAATGCTAACTCtgtgatcacttttttttttttctccatttatttttattggttggaggttaattgctttacaatactgtagtggtttttgccgtacattgacatgaatcagccatggatttacatgtattccccatcccgatcccccctcccacctctgtgatcacttttattttaattttgaaatgacCTACCTGGACAGTTCTCAGTAAGGGGAGTTTGTACTCCTCGAAACAACACTAGATTTACATTACTAGAGTTTTGAAGGAACAGACTAGGATCTGTGCCTTCAGATGCTTTGGGTCTTGGATATATTACTTAAATCTAAGTAACAGATTTATGAGATGCTATCTCCTCGTCTACGTCCCAGTATTGATTATATTAGCCCCATGTTATTCAGAGCTAAAGGCCAGGCTTCCAAGTGCTTTACTTTACTTACTCTCACTTATTTGTCACCACAGTGCTATGCATTTGacattattttttctaaagaGAAGCCACAGAAGTTTAAAGCAATGGAGAAGCTTACCCATGGACACACACCACTAAATAGTGAAGTGGGATTCAAAGCGCATGTTCCAACCACTTCACTGTTCTGTAAAAGGAGGATACTGAGAGCCATCGGCAGCAAGAGTGTGAGGATGACTCAAAAACGAACTTCAGTCTACCTAGCAAGGTCTCTGTTTCAAATCCCCTTTATATTTCTTAGACCCAAGTACCCCTGTGCTCAGCTAATATGTGAGGGGCGGTCTTGTTCACATCTTCAGCAAAAACTGTCAGCATCAGGTGTGAGGATTTCTGTGCTGTCCTGCCCTCTCTAGacattcctcagttcagttcagttcagtcgctcagtcatgtccaactctttgcgaccccatgaaccgcagcacgccaggcctccctgtccatcaccaactcccggagtccacccaaacccatgtccattgagtcggtgatgccatccaaccatctcatcttctgtggtccccttctcctcctgccctcaatctttcccagcatcagggtcttttccaatgagtcaatgagtggccaaagtattggagattcagcttcaacatcagtccttccaatgaacacccaggactgatctcctttaggatggactgattggatctccttgcagtccaagggactctcaagagtcttttccaacaccacaattccaaagcatcaattcttcggcgctcagctttctttatagtccaactctcacatccataaatgactactggaaaaaccatagccttgactagatggacctttgttggcaaagtaatgtctctgctttttaatgtgctgtctaggttggtcataaccttccttccaaggaaggACATGTCTTCCAAGACATTCCTAGtatgttactgttgtttagtcagtcttatctgacccttttgcaaccccatggattgtagcccgccaggctcaacGAGatttccatgagatttcccaggcaagaatactggagtgggttgccatttccttctctggaggatcctcccaacccagagattgaaccatgtctcctgcttgtcaggcaggttctttaccactgagccacctgggaagccccgctcCTCGTATATCCCCGTTGTTTTTCACTCAGGCCTGTCCAACCACACAACAGTCCTGGGGTACACAGTTTCTGCTCCTAAAGACTGAACAGGAGCCATTGCAATAATATTGGGAGAGATGGCCTGTATCTTCCAGGAGCTTCTGTGTTTATACCCAAGCTTCAAATGCTGTCATGAGGCTGGGCTGTTGGAAGCTGAGAAGTTCCTGGAGACGAAGCCCATGTTCAAATCAGCAGGAAGCAGGGCCTCCAGGATGTGACTTATGGTCTTGATGTCCTCTTTGTACGATGGGGTCATGTAGAAAGGAGTCAGGGCATTGCTGATGTGGAGGAAGTTTCCCTTCCCCTCCACTCTCCCACGCTGTAAAACCCTGCATCTCCACTGGACTcacagaaagaggaagggagggccaCCTCACCTTACCTCACCGTGAAGGAACCAAGAAAACAGTCATAtctcacagaactggaacagagCAGCAAGTCCTAGCTTCCAAGGGTCGGCTTCAATTCCACAGACCCACTTAGAAGTTATGTAACACTAGAGGGCCCATCTGTTCCACTCTCCTGGAACTTTCCTGGGTTGGGCCCTGAAAGTCCAAGGCAAACAGAGTTAGTGGGTCATCCTTCAACCCCAAACCAGAGCTGGAAAATTTCTCTAACCTCAAATATTCATAAATGGAATCCTTTTTAATTGTTCTTAGGAAAATTAGATGTTCAAAGAGACTCATTAAAGAATATGCATCAGGCCATAGGGACCAGGGGCATAAGGGACAAATCAGATTATGCAAGAGATTTATCTTTTATCATATTTGCCAAGCATTTCTGTGCTGTTTAAGTTTTTTATCAGTCATATgttccttttaaaatagaaaaaaaaacaagatatacaaataaaatattaaaaatttaaaatgaagcaaaataagaTACTGGATACAGGTGAAGAAACActtctaattttttatatttgaaaatctgGATTTTTATACATCAGGTTCTTCAGGGACAGGATTTCCAA
This genomic interval carries:
- the RAG1 gene encoding V(D)J recombination-activating protein 1; this encodes MAVSLPPTLGLSSAPDEIQHPHIKFSEWKFKLFRVRSFEKAPENAQAEKQDSSEGAPSLEQSPAALDKAGGTKPALTQPALKPHPKFLKKFHDDGKARDKAIHQANLRHLCRICGNSLKADQHHRKYPVHGPVDGKTQVLLRKKEKRATSWPDLIAKVFRIDVKADVDSIHPTEFCHNCWSFMHRKFSSAPCEVYSPRNAVMEWHPHTPSCDICDAARRGLKRKSQPPNSQLSKRLRTVMDRARQARRCKRRTQDRISSKELMKKIANCSKIHLSTRLLAVDFPAHFVKSISCQICEHILADPVETNCKHVFCRICILRCLKVMGSYCPSCRYPCFPTDLESPVKSFLSILNSLMVKCPAEECDEEVSLEKYNHHVSSHKESKETFVHINKGGRPRQHLLSLTRRAQKHRLRELKMQVKAFADKEEGGDVKSVCLTLFLLALRARNEHRQADELEAIMKGRGSGLQPAVCLAIRVNTFLSCSQYHKMYRTVKAITGRQIFQPLHALRSAEKVLLPGYHPFEWQPPLKNVSSSTDVGIIDGLSGLASSVDDYPVDTIAKRFRYDAALVSALKDMEEDILEGMRAQELEDYLNGPFTVVVKESCDGMGDVSEKHGSGPAVPEKAVRFSFTVMKISIAHGSQNVKVFEEAKPNSELCCKPLCLMLADESDHETLTAILSPLIAEREAMKSSELMLEMGGILRTFKFIFRGTGYDEKLVREVEGLEASGSVYICTLCDATRLEASQNLVFHSITRSHAENLERYEVWRSNPYHETVEELRDRVKGVSAKPFIETVPSIDALHCDIGNAAEFYKIFQLEIGEVYKNPNASKEERKRWQATLDKHLRKKMNLKPIMRMNGNFARKLMTKETVEAVCELIPSQERHEALRELMDLYLKMKPVWRSSCPAKECAESLCQYSFNSQRFAELLSTKFKYRYEGKITNYFHKTLAHVPEIIERDGSIGAWASEGNESGNKLFRRFRKMNARQSKYYEMEDVLKHHWLYTSKYLQKFMNAHNALKDSGFTLNSQGGLGDSLDLEDSPEPQDSMEF